A genomic region of Anaerolineales bacterium contains the following coding sequences:
- the nadC gene encoding carboxylating nicotinate-nucleotide diphosphorylase: MLPKDIHAHIRLAVEEDLGAGDVTTANIVPDGARAHARLVAKQDGIVAGLDVAEAVLLELDRKVSFKALVPEGSRVSSGQVLAEIAGPARAILSAERTALNFLGRMSGIATLTRQFVNAVAGTPARILDTRKTAPGLRAFDKLAVRRGGGANHRLGLYDMILIKDNHIDFAGSLVEAIRRARAAETGLEIEVEARTLDEVRAALDAGARRILLDNMSPPTMKQAVAINRGRARLEASGNVSLDNVRKIAQTGVDDISVGALTHSARVFDVSLELIREPAPEGSSERGAPHSRGAR, encoded by the coding sequence ATGTTGCCGAAGGACATTCACGCTCATATCAGGCTGGCAGTGGAGGAGGATCTTGGCGCGGGGGATGTCACCACCGCGAACATCGTCCCGGATGGCGCCCGGGCTCACGCCCGTCTGGTCGCCAAGCAGGACGGAATTGTCGCCGGGCTGGATGTCGCCGAGGCCGTCTTGCTTGAGCTCGACCGGAAGGTGAGTTTCAAGGCCCTGGTCCCCGAGGGGAGCCGAGTCTCCTCCGGCCAGGTCCTGGCCGAGATCGCGGGCCCGGCCAGGGCGATCCTGTCGGCGGAGCGCACGGCGTTGAACTTCCTCGGGCGCATGTCCGGCATTGCCACCCTCACCCGTCAATTCGTCAATGCGGTGGCCGGCACCCCGGCCAGGATCCTGGACACACGCAAGACGGCTCCTGGGTTGCGGGCCTTCGACAAGCTGGCCGTGCGGCGAGGTGGGGGAGCGAATCACCGGCTCGGCCTGTATGACATGATCCTGATCAAGGATAACCACATCGACTTCGCCGGCTCCCTGGTGGAAGCTATCCGGCGGGCGCGGGCGGCCGAGACCGGGTTGGAGATTGAGGTCGAGGCGCGCACGCTTGATGAGGTCCGGGCAGCTCTGGACGCCGGAGCCCGGCGGATTCTGCTGGATAACATGAGTCCGCCGACGATGAAGCAGGCCGTGGCCATCAACCGCGGCCGTGCCCGGCTCGAGGCTTCGGGCAACGTGAGCCTGGACAACGTGCGCAAGATCGCACAGACGGGCGTCGACGACATTTCCGTGGGGGCCCTCACGCATTCGGCGAGGGTGTTTGACGTGAGCCTGGAGCTGATCCGCGAGCCTGCCCCAGAGGGGAGTTCAGAGCGGGGAGCGCCGCACAGCCGAGGTGCACGGTGA
- a CDS encoding response regulator transcription factor, with protein MPRAQALLAATLQPPDLIVLDVMMPEMDGYEFMRLYPRNKDVPITLLAARVEADDRILGLELGADDYLTKPFRPRELLARIRAVLRRAGAVEPPGETLRCGQVGVDRHDHVVQVAGRQIDLTPSEGDLLAALISAPGRVFTRAELLVRIQGVAYEGYERTVDVHVKNLRAKIEPEPRKPRIIDTVYGIGYRFTRE; from the coding sequence ATGCCTCGCGCCCAGGCGCTGCTGGCAGCAACGCTTCAGCCGCCTGACTTGATCGTGCTCGATGTGATGATGCCAGAAATGGACGGCTACGAATTCATGCGGCTGTACCCCAGGAACAAAGACGTCCCGATCACCCTGCTGGCGGCCAGGGTGGAGGCCGATGACCGGATCCTGGGGCTCGAGTTGGGCGCCGATGACTACCTGACCAAGCCGTTCCGTCCGCGCGAGCTGCTGGCGCGCATCCGGGCCGTGCTCCGGCGTGCCGGTGCCGTCGAGCCTCCCGGCGAGACGCTTCGCTGCGGCCAGGTCGGTGTCGATCGCCACGACCACGTCGTCCAGGTGGCCGGGCGGCAAATTGACCTGACTCCTTCCGAAGGCGACCTGCTGGCGGCGCTGATCTCGGCGCCGGGGCGTGTGTTCACACGTGCGGAGCTATTGGTTCGTATCCAGGGCGTGGCTTATGAAGGCTACGAGCGTACAGTCGATGTTCATGTGAAGAACCTTCGGGCGAAAATTGAACCGGAGCCGCGTAAGCCGCGGATCATCGATACGGTGTATGGCATCGGCTATCGCTTTACACGGGAGTGA